A window of Puntigrus tetrazona isolate hp1 chromosome 11, ASM1883169v1, whole genome shotgun sequence contains these coding sequences:
- the si:dkey-163f14.6 gene encoding sushi, von Willebrand factor type A, EGF and pentraxin domain-containing protein 1 — protein MLGWRGSLICVFLCQFWTQTPVIAGKGCSGFGHLENGRVFFRYGGLYVTFTCNPGYRIHGYRTSSCVSGQWARDPPLCVASGCPSLGDLLHGSTLVSKDRSLATFSCDTGYSLFGSAFLFCKGKSWNGTKPVCKVADIMSVLYLNQDSLHSPVSAQGRDVPTSLKVYLHSHLNTAHKDAFLKTVLRGAPYIRLDFTDHKQKNVLKPVEKKPSKILLSDKTRDGGKAEPIHNLENFKGPIRNSDLQKSETVASANVNTISLTSSFLESPLWSTTPTSFVTPTMHTQQVMDQTFTQAPYRRYQSTLSADKLFQTASVISAAKTLPEYSKNNSNWMLTTPAANINTLDTDDRLQSETLIKVDTADSFEPSATIYPSFMMSKHESVSSALDQWSTSPSTSSRLFEQRPDLTETSLSPDTTGTTISPGQEVLMTATQLVPSDLHLKAPTDVQISTDITEDQVNEKSNQSDPKQTLDMSAWKDLARFSRIRRPVCPYPPFPSHGTFYFRSIKNPDPLQYKHYIQYACYPGYTLTNGDVYSYCQHNGQWSGQTPLCLELTPCSINNGGCSQICHVNSQDRAQCLCKPGFLLLEDQRTCRDLDECVEELHLCQQVCQNTLGSYRCSCSPGFQISSDGTSCSDVDECERVGTALCVFGCINTPGSFQCLCPIGYQLDSNNRDCKDINECDDPAVLQQKQMRRCEWKCVNLPGTYRCVCPRGYRLHPNGHQCEDVNECELKNGNCSHLCINHRGGYKCACPETHQIYPNNQKNCQPVDKHTISSH, from the exons ATGCTAGGTTGGAGAGGTTCGCTgatatgtgtatttttgtgtcaGTTCTGGACACAAACTCCAG TCATTGCTGGTAAAGGCTGCAGTGGCTTTGGACACTTAGAAAATGGCCGTGTGTTTTTCCGTTATGGAGGGCTGTATGTTACCTTTACCTGTAATCCAGGCTACCGCATCCATGGTTACCGTACTAGCAGCTGTGTATCTGGACAGTGGGCTAGAGACCCACCGCTGTGTGTGG CATCAGGATGTCCCAGCCTTGGTGATCTCCTGCATGGCAGTACTTTGGTTTCTAAAGACAGATCTCTGGCCACCTTCAGCTGTGACACGGGATACAGTTTGTTCGGATCTGCATTTCTCTTCTGCAAGGGGAAAAGCTGGAACGGCACTAAGCCTGTCTGCAAAG TGGCTGATATCATGAGCGTTCTTTATCTGAATCAAGACTCTTTACACAGTCCTGTCTCAGCACAGGGCCGAGATGTTCCTACAAGCCTGAAGGTTTACTTACATAGCCATTTAAACACTGCTCACAAggatgcttttttaaaaacagtgttgcgTGGGGCCCCTTACATCAGACTTGACTTTACAGACCACaagcagaaaaatgttttaaaaccagTAGAGAAAAAGCCCTCAAAGATTCTATTGTCTGACAAAACACGAGACGGTGGAAAGGCTGAGCCAATCCACAACCTTGAAAATTTCAAGGGTCCAATCAGGAACtctgatcttcagaaatctGAAACTGTGGCATCTGCAAATGTCAACACGATCTCATTAACCAGTTCTTTTCTTGAATCTCCTTTGTGGAGCACCACACCAACCAGCTTTGTAACTCCAACGATGCACACTCAACAAGTCATGGATCAAACCTTTACCCAGGCACCATACAGAAGATATCAGTCCACACTCAGTGCAGACAAACTATTTCAAACAGCCTCCGTCATTTCAGCTGCTAAGACTTTACcagaatacagtaaaaataattcaaactgGATGTTAACTACACCTGCAGCAAACATCAACACATTAGACACAGATGACCGTCTACAGTCAGAGACTTTAATCAAAGTAGACACCGCTGACAGTTTTGAACCTTCAGCTACAATCTATCCTAGTTTTATGATGTCTAAACACGAGTCTGTTTCCTCTGCACTTGATCAGTGGTCTACTTCTCCATCTACCTCCAGCAGACTCTTTGAACAAAGACCAGACCTTACTGAGACATCACTATCACCAGATACCACTGGTACCACTATTTCACCTGGCCAGGAGGTCTTGATGACAGCCACCCAGCTAGTGCCCAGTGACCTTCATCTGAAGGCTCCAACAGACGTCCAAATCTCAACTGACATTACAGAGGATCAAGTCAATGAAAAAAGCAATCAGAGTGACCCAAAACAAACACTCGATATGTCAGCATGGAAAGATCTTGCAAGATTTTCAAGGATACGTCGTCCAGTGTGTCCCTACCCTCCGTTTCCTTCTCATGGAACGTTCTACTTTCGGTCGATAAAGAATCCTGACCCGCTACAGTATAAGCATTATATTCAGTACGCGTGTTACCCTGGATACACATTGACCAATGGTGATGTCTACAGCTATTGTCAGCACAATGGACAATGGAGTGGCCAAACACCTCTCTGCTTAG AGTTAACTCCTTGCTCCATAAACAACGGAGGATGTTCACAGATCTGTCATGTCAATAGCCAGGATCGTGCCCAGTGTCTTTGTAAACCAGGATTTCTTCTTCTGGAGGATCAGCGCACCTGTCGAG atttggaTGAATGCGTGGAGGAGTTGCACCTGTGCCAGCAGGTCTGTCAAAATACGCTGGGCTCATACAGGTGCAGTTGCAGTCCAGGGTTTCAGATCTCTTCAGACGGGACATCCTGCTCTG ATGTGGATGAGTGTGAACGTGTTGGCACTGCTCTCTGTGTATTTGGCTGCATTAATACACCAGGCAGTTTCCAGTGCTTGTGTCCTATAGGTTACCAACTGGACAGCAACAATAGGGATTGCAAAG ACATTAATGAGTGTGATGACCCCGCCGTGCTCCAGCAGAAGCAGATGCGCAGGTGTGAGTGGAAGTGTGTAAATCTGCCAGGTACTTACAGATGCGTCTGTCCTCGTGGATACAGACTGCACCCTAATGGACACCAGTGTGAAG ATGTTAATGAGTGTGAACTGAAGAACGGCAACTGTTCTCACCTCTGCATCAACCACAGAGGCGGCTACAAATGTGCCTGTCCTGAAACACATCAAATATACccaaataaccaaaaaaactgTCAGCCGGTAGACAAACACACTATTTCCTCCcactga